The following coding sequences are from one Vicugna pacos chromosome 19, VicPac4, whole genome shotgun sequence window:
- the PRND gene encoding prion-like protein doppel: MRKHLGGCWLALACVLLLSPLSAVKARGIKHRIRWNRRPLPSASQATEAYTAELRPGAFIKQGRKLDIDFGAEGNRYYEANYWQFPDGVHYDGCSGANVTREKFVASCINATQAANQEELSHEKQDNRLYQRVLWRLIRELCSIKRCDLGSERGAGLQVTVDQPMMLCLLVFTWFVVK, encoded by the coding sequence ATGAGGAAGCATCTGGGCGGATGCTGGCTGGCCCTCGCCTGCGTCCTGCTCCTCAGCCCGCTCTCCGCCGTCAAGGCGCGAGGCATCAAGCACAGGATCAGGTGGAACCGGAGGCCCCTGCCAAGCGCCTCGCAGGCCACCGAGGCCTACACGGCGGAGCTGCGCCCCGGCGCCTTCATCAAGCAGGGCCGGAAGCTGGATATCGACTTCGGAGCAGAGGGCAACAGGTACTATGAGGCCAACTACTGGCAGTTCCCCGACGGGGTGCATTACGATGGCTGCTCGGGGGCCAACGTGACCAGGGAGAAGTTTGTCGCCAGCTGCATCAATGCCACCCAGGCAGCCAACCAGGAGGAGCTGTCCCACGAGAAACAGGACAACAGGCTTTACCAGCGGGTCCTGTGGAGGCTGATCAGGGAGCTCTGCTCCATCAAGCGCTGCGATTTGGGGTCGGAAAGGGGAGCAGGACTTCAGGTCACTGTGGACCAGCCCATGATGCTCTGCCTGCTGGTTTTCACTTGGTTTGTTGTGAAGTAA
- the PRNP gene encoding major prion protein, protein MVKSHMGSWILVLFVVTWSDVGLCKKRPKPGGGWNTGGSRYPGQGSPGGNRYPPQGGGGWGQPHGGGWGQPHGGGWGQPHGGGWGQPHGGGWGQPHGGGWGQGGGTHGQWNKPSKPKTSMKHVAGAAAAGAVVGGLGGYMLGSAMSRPLIHFGNDYEDRYYRENMYRYPNQVYYKPVDQYSNQNSFVHDCVNITVKQHTVTTTTKGENFTETDVKMMERVVEQMCITQYQREYQASYGRGASVIFSSPPVILLISFLIFLIVG, encoded by the coding sequence ATGGTGAAAAGCCACATGGGCAGCTGGATCCTGGTTCTCTTTGTGGTCACGTGGAGTGACGTGGGCCTGTGCAAGAAGCGCCCAAAGCCTGGAGGAGGATGGAACACTGGGGGGAGCCGATATCCAGGGCAGGGCAGTCCTGGAGGCAACCGCTATCCACCCCAGGGAGGGGGCGGCTGGGGTCAGCCCCACGGAGGAGGCTGGGGTCAGCCCCACGGAGGCGGCTGGGGTCAGCCCCACGGAGGAGGCTGGGGTCAGCCCCACGGAGGCGGCTGGGGCCAGCCCCATGGTGGAGGCTGGGGTCAAGGTGGTGGCACCCACGGTCAGTGGAACAAGCCCAGTAAGCCGAAAACCAGCATGAAGCACGTGGCAGGAGCTGCTGCAGCTGGGGCAGTGGTGGGGGGCCTCGGCGGCTACATGCTGGGGAGTGCCATGAGCAGGCCCCTTATACATTTTGGCAACGACTATGAGGACCGTTACTATCGAGAAAACATGTACCGTTACCCCAACCAAGTGTACTACAAGCCAGTGGATCAGTACAGCAACCAGAACAGCTTCGTGCATGACTGCGTCAACATCACAGTCAAACAGCACAcggtcaccaccaccaccaaggggGAGAACTTCACCGAGACCGACGTCAAGATGATGGAGCGCGTCGTGGAGCAAATGTGCATCACCCAGTACCAGAGAGAGTACCAGGCTTCGTACGGCAGAGGGGCCAGTGTGATCTTCTCCTCCCCCCCTGTGATCCTCCTCATCTctttcctcattttcctcataGTGGGATGA